GCCGTCACCGGCACCAACGGCAAGACCACGACCGCGCGGATGATCTCGCACATCTTCAAGGGCATGGGCCGCAAGGTCGGCATGACCTCCACCGACGGCGTGGTGATCGACGAGCGGCTGGTGATCCGCTCCGACGCGTCCGGGCCGAAGTCGGCGCGGATGGTGCTGCAGAACCCGCGGGTGGACTTCGCGGTCTTCGAGGTCGCCCGCGGCGGCATCCTGCGCGAGGGGCTCGGCTACGAGCGCAACGACGTCGCGGTGGTCCTCAACGTGCAGCCCGACCACCTCGGCCTGCGCGGCATCGACACCGTCGAGCAGCTCGCCGACGTCAAGGCGGTCCTCGTCGAGGCGGTGCCGCGCGACGGCCACGCGGTGCTCAACGCCGACGACCCGCTGGTGCGCAACATGCGCCGTCGCTGCTCGGGGCAGGTGGTCTGGATCTCGATGGCCGAGCCCGGCTCGGAGGTCCGCGACATGATCGACCAGCACTGCCGTCGCGGCGGCAAGGCGCTGGTGCTCGAGCCGAGCGAGCGCGGCGAGATGATCGTGGTCAAGCACGGGCGCCGCGAGATGCAGCTGGCCTGGACGCACCTGCTGCCCTCGACGTTCAGCGGCCGGGCACGGATGAACGTGCAGAACGCGCTCGCGGCCGCCGGGGCGGCGTTCGCGGCCGGTGCGCCCCTGCACGACATCCGGCAGGGGCTGCGGACGTTCTCGACCAACTACTACCTCTCCCCCGGCCGGCTCAACGAGGTCGAGGTCAACGGCCGCAACGTGATCGTGGACTACTGCCACAACGCGCCGGGGATGCGGATGCTGGGCGACTTCGTCGACCGGGTCGGGGAGAGCCTCGAGTCGACCAGCGACCTGACCAAGCCGTCCCGCATCGGCGTGGTCTCCACCGCCGGAGACCGCCGCGACGCCGACATGCGCGAGCTCGGCGCGGTGGCGGCGCAGCACTTCGACGTCGTGGTGGTCCGCGAGGACGTGGCGCTGCGCGGCCGCCAGCGCGGCGAGACCGCCGCGTTGGTCGCCGAGGGGGTCCGGCAGAGCATGGCCGACGGGGCCCGCTGCAAGCAGCTCGAGGTGATCACCGAGGAGATCGCCGCGGTCCGGCACGCCATGTCCCGGGCCAACGCCGGGGACCTGGTGGTGCTCTGCGTGGACAAGCACCCGGCGGTCATGCAGGAGCTGGAGACCTGGTCCCAGCAGGCCCAGGCCGGCTCGGGGACCGCCGCCGGCGGCGACCCGGACTTCTCCCCCGCCCCCGCTCCCGCCTGAGCGTCCCACCCGCGCGTCCCACCTGCCCCACGACTACCACGGTATGCCGGACGTCTGACGCTTCCCATGGGCCACCGCCCATGGGAAGCGTCAGAACGCCGACATCCCGTGGTGATCAGGAGGCGTGCGCGGCGCGGACCTTCGCGCGGAGCTCCTCCGGACCGTCGACGCTGAAGCCGGCGCCGGCCAGCCAGTCGTAGACGCCCTGCCGGTCCTCGTGGCACATCAGGCCCACCACGTCGCACGGACCCGCCTGGGCCACCAGCGCGTCGAGGCCGGCGACCTCGGTGGGGTACGACGCCACGTCCGCGACGCCGACCCGGGAGGCGCCGCGGCGGAAAAGCTCGTCGAGCTCGACGGTCGAGCGGCCGCGGAGGTAGCCGTCCTTGTGCGCGACCACGACGACGTCGGCGTCGCGGGCCCCCATCTCCCCCAGCGCCTCGACCAGGTCGTCCTGCCGGTCGCCGACGGCGCCCAGGCCGAGCAGCAGCCGGCCCTCCGGGCGGCGCACGCCGTTCATGATCTCCAGCAGCGCCTCCAGGCCGGCCTCGTTGTGGGCCAGGTCCACGACAACGGTCAGGTCGCCGCGGCCGAAGCAGTTCATCCGGCCGGGGTTGTGCTCCGGGTCGGGCCGGAACGACGTCAGCCCGGCCACCACGGCTTCCCGGGGCAGCCCGACGGCCAGCGCCGCCGACGCCGCGGCGAGCGCGTTCTCCACGTTGAACCGGGACAGTCCGGCGAGCGTCATCGGGATGTCGACGACCTCGACGAGCGGGTCGGCGTCCTGGTCCGGCAGCAGCACGCACAACCAGCCGTCGATGATCGTGGTGGCCCGGCCGCCGTCGTTGAGGACCTCGCGCACCGCCGGGGAGTCGGGGTCGCGCGAGAACACCCACGGGCTCGCCTTGATCGCGCCCCGGGTGGCCAGCACCCGCGGGTCGTCGCCGTTGAGCACCGCCCAGCCACCGGGGCGGGTGATCCGCGAGACCACGCCCTTGACCTCGGCGAGCTGGTCGAGCGTGTCGATGCCGTGCAGCCCCAGGTGGTCGGCCGAGACGTTGGTGAAGACCGAGACGTCGTTCCAGGCGACGCCGATGCCCTTGAGCAGGATGCCGCCCCGCGCGGTCTCGGTGACGGCGAGCTGCACCTGCGGCTGGGCGAGCACCCGGCCGGCGCCGCTGGGGCCGGAGTAGTCGCCGGCCTCCACGAGCACGCCGTCGACGTAGATGCCGTCGGTGCTCGACCAGCCGACGTGCAACCCCTGGGTGCGGGCGATGTGGGCGATCATCCGCGAGGTGGTGGTCTTGCCGTTGGTGCCGGTGACCGCGACCACCGGGATCCGCGGGCGGATCGTGGTCGGCCCCCACCGGGGTCCGCGGCACCGACGGACCGCGCGGCGGTGGCCACCAGCGCGTCCAGGTCGGGGCCGCGGTCCTCTGCGGCGGGGGCGGCCAGGCCGTCGAGCACCTCGGCGACGGCGCGACCGAGCGCCTGGCCGCGGCCGCGGTGCCGCCACGGGTAGGCCACCACGACCTGGTGGACGTCATGGGTGGGACGCACCCGGACGGCGAGCCGGGTGGTCCCGGACTCGACCGCCACCTGGCGCACCAGCCGGGCCACCGCCCGCGCCGCGAACCGCTGCCGGAAACCGCTGCCCGGGGCCCCGGGGCGGACCCGGGTGAGCCCGATCCGCGCGGCGAGCCGGCGGACCCGCTCGTCCGGCGCGTCGATCAACGCGGAGAGGTCGAGGGTCAGCTTGATCGCTGCCCGGGGGAAGTAGAGGTTGGGCCCTTCGAGCACCCGGAGCTCGACAAGTGCGGTGGTCACCGGCGGCACGCTACCGAAGCCTCCGGCGGACGCGGCGGGAGCCTCAGGCTCCCATCGCGTGGTAGCCGCCGTCGACGTGCACGATCTCGCCGGTGGTGGCGGGGAAGAAGTCCGAGAGCAGCGCCACGACCGCACGCGCGGTGGGCACGGAGTCCTTCTCGTCCCAGCCCAGGGGCGAGCGGTCGCTCCACATCGACTCGAGCTCCTCGAAGCCGGGGATCGCCTTGGCGGCCAGCGTCTTGAGCGGTCCGGCGGAGACCAGGTTGCAGCGCACGCCCTGCGGCCCGAGGTCGCGGGCGAGGTAGCGCGAGCACGACTCCAGCCCGGCCTTCGCCACGCCCATCCAGTCGTACGCCGGCCAGGCCACCGTCGCGTCGAAGGTCATCCCGACCACCGAGCCGCCGCCGCCCATCAGCGGGAGGCAGGCGGTGGCCAGCGACTTCAGGGAGTACGCCGAGACCTGCACCGCCTGCGCGACGTCCTCCCACGGGCCCTCGAGGAACTTGCCGCCGAGCAGCGTCTCGGGGTTGCCGTAGGCGATGGAGTGCACGACGCCGTCGAGCCCGTCCACGTGCTCGCGCACCAGCCC
The DNA window shown above is from Nocardioides mesophilus and carries:
- a CDS encoding Mur ligase family protein; amino-acid sequence: MVAVTGTNGKTTTSRMIAHIARTQGLHVGWSSTDGIYVDGVLVEAGDYSGPSGAGRVLAQPQVQLAVTETARGGILLKGIGVAWNDVSVFTNVSADHLGLHGIDTLDQLAEVKGVVSRITRPGGWAVLNGDDPRVLATRGAIKASPWVFSRDPDSPAVREVLNDGGRATTIIDGWLCVLLPDQDADPLVEVVDIPMTLAGLSRFNVENALAAASAALAVGLPREAVVAGLTSFRPDPEHNPGRMNCFGRGDLTVVVDLAHNEAGLEALLEIMNGVRRPEGRLLLGLGAVGDRQDDLVEALGEMGARDADVVVVAHKDGYLRGRSTVELDELFRRGASRVGVADVASYPTEVAGLDALVAQAGPCDVVGLMCHEDRQGVYDWLAGAGFSVDGPEELRAKVRAAHAS
- the fabI gene encoding enoyl-ACP reductase FabI, whose amino-acid sequence is MGILEGKRILVAGVTMDSSIGFAVARVAQEQGATVLVSNFGRALGITKRIVNRLPQPAPVIELDVTDPEHLERLPGLVREHVDGLDGVVHSIAYGNPETLLGGKFLEGPWEDVAQAVQVSAYSLKSLATACLPLMGGGGSVVGMTFDATVAWPAYDWMGVAKAGLESCSRYLARDLGPQGVRCNLVSAGPLKTLAAKAIPGFEELESMWSDRSPLGWDEKDSVPTARAVVALLSDFFPATTGEIVHVDGGYHAMGA